In the Cellulomonas sp. C5510 genome, CCTCCGGGTCCGGCTCGTCCGGGACCTCCGCGACCGGGACCGGGCGGCCCTTGCGCCGGTGGTTCGCCAGCACGAACCCGGCCGTGCGGTACAGCCACGCGAGCTCCATGCCCTCCGGCAGCTCGTCGCGGCGCCGCCACGCCACGGTGAGCACGTCGGCCGCGAGGTCCTCGGCGTCCTCGCCGGCGCCACGGCGCAGCAGGTACCGGTGCACCGCCCGGGCGTGCGAGCGGAACAGGTCGTCGAACCACGCGTCCCCGCGGCCGGTCGCCGCGGCACCCGCGGGGGGCGGCGACCCCGGCGGGAGCGCGTCGGAGACGTCGGCGGTCGGCCCGGCGGCAGGCTGCTGGCGACTGTGCACGCGATCCCCTCGGGTGGTCGGCCGGCGCCTGGGACGGGCCGGTGACCCTACTGTGTCGCGTCGCGCGCGCGACTTGCACCGGCTCGCGGGCCGGTTTCCCCGGCCGCCGGCGGCGGGTCCCCGCTCAGCGCGGCTCCGGGCCGACCGGCGAGATCCCGAGCTCGTGCACCAGCAGCAGGAACGCCCGCCCGTACGGCGTGGTCGCCGTCTCCCGTCGGACGCGGTGCCAGTCCACCTGCTCGCGCAGCGCCCGGACCATCGCGATCATCCGCGTGAAGTCGCAGTAGTGCTCGCCGAGCACCCGCATCTTCGCGGAGATGATGTCCGTCGCGTCGAGCACCGGCATGCGCACCGCGAGCACCTCCATGGTGTCGCTGCGGGCCAGCATCTCCCGGGTGATCGGCTCCCCCACCATGCGGTAGAGCACGTCGACGAGCGCGCCGCGGTGGTACGCCTTGAACAGCCAGTTCTCGGCGGGCTCGTGCACCTCCAGCCCGGCGGCCGCGATCGCCTCCTGGGCCCGGGCCACGTCCTCCTGCGTCACCGCGAAGTCGGCGTCGTGGCTCGGCTCCGGCGCACCGCGGGCCCAGGCCGCGTACCCGCCGACCAGCGCGAACGGGATCCCCGCGTCCTCCAGCGCGACGGCCGTCATGCGCAGCGCGTCCTGCAGGGCCGCCCGCGGGTCGTCCGGCGCGGCGGCGCCCGCCTGGACCTCGGCACCCGGCGCGCCGGCTCCCTGCGATGCGTCGCTCATGGCGACGTGTGTACACGACGACGGGCGCAGCCGCAGGCCGACGGGGAGAATCGGGGCGTGCGACTTGCGACGTTCAACATCCTGCACGGGCGCGGCCTCAGCGACGGCAGGGTCGACCTCGACCGGTTCGCCGGCGCGGTGCGCGGTCTGGACGCCGACGTCCTGGCGCTCCAGGAGGTCGACCGCGACCAGCCACGCTCCCACCAGGCGGACCTCACGGCCGTCGCCGCCGAGGCGATGGGCGCCGGCGAGCACCGGTTCGTCGCGACCCTCCACGGCCACCCCGGCACGTGGACGGCGGCGACCGGCGAGGACCAGCCGGCCATCGCGGCCTACGGCATCGCGCTGCTCAGCCGGCACCCGGTGTCGTCGTGGCGGGTCCTGACGCTGCCGACGCTGCGCCGGCGTGTGCCGATGGTGCACCGAGGGACGCGCCGCCCGTCCCTCGTGCAGGACGAGCAGCGGGCGGCGCTCGCCGCGCGGGTGGAGACGCCCGCCGGCCCCGTGACGGTCGTGGCGACCCACCTCACGTTCATCACCGGGTGGAACGTCGTCCAGCTCCGGCACCTCGTGCGGGCCTGCCGCGGGCTGCCGCGTCCGCTCGCCGTCGTCGGGGACCTCAACCTCGAGGGCTCCGTGCCGCAGCGGGTCACGGGCTGGCGGTCGGTGGGACGCGTCGACACCTTCCCGGTCGAGGTCCCGGACCGGCAGATCGACCACGTGCTGCTCGACGGGCCGGTGGAGCCGTCGAGCGAGCCGGTCGCCGTCGACACCGGGATGTCGGACCACCGGGCGCTCGTCGTGGACCTGGCGCTCGGGCGCCGCTGACGCCGGACCCCCGCGCGGTGGGGCGGGGAGCCGTGGGCGGAGGGGCGGTCGGTGACCTCAGTCGGCCTCGGGGTCGACGACGAACCACACCGTCTTGCCCTCGCCGTCGTGCAGGTCGACGCCCCACGTCCGCGACAGCGCCTCCACCAGCGCCATGCCGCGTCCGGAGACGGCGGTCGGCGCGGGGTGCTGCACCTGCGGCCGGGCGGGGCTCTCGTCGCTCACGGACACGCGCACGCCGCGGTGGTCGATCCGGACCGCGACGCGCACCCGGCCGTGCTCCGGGCCGTGCACGACGGCGTTCGCGACCACCTCGCCCGTCAGCAGCTCGATCACCTGGTTCGCGGAGCCCTGCACGCCCGACGCGGCGACCCGGTGCATGATCCAGTGCCGCGCCGCGCGGGGGGCGGAACGCCGTGCCTCGAGGACGAGCTCGTCGTGCTCCGCGCGTGCGTCCGCACGCCGCGCGCCCGGCGCCGAACGGAGGTCCCTGACGTCACCCACCCGCCTACTGTGCCCGACGCGAGGCCGCTCCGCTGCGCGAACGCCACACCGTGGACGCACCGGGTGTCCTGGCCCGGCGCCGCCGGGGGGTTCCTCGGGCAGGGCGGCGGACGTACGGTCTCAGGGCGCGGAGGCGGCCGGGAGGAGCGCGGATGGCAGGGGGCGGGAGCACCTCCGGGATGACGCTGGGCACGTCCGCCGGGCGCGGGACGCTGCTCGCCACGGTGCTCGGCTCCGCGCTGGTGTTCCTCGACGGGACGATCGTCGGGATCGCGCTGCCCACCATCGCGGACGACCTCGGCGCCACCACCGCGGGCCTGCAGTGGACCGTCAACGGCTACGCGCTGACGCTCGCCGCGCTGCTGCTGCTCGGCGGGTCGCTCGGCGACCGGTTCGGCCGCCGCCGGCTGTTCCTCGTCGGCACGGTGGCGTTCGCCTCCGCGTCGGTGCTCTGCGCGCTCGCGCCCACCGTGGGGCTGCTCGTCGCCGCGCGGGCGCTGCAGGGCGTCGGTGGCGCCCTGCTCACCCCCGGGTCGCTGGCGATCCTGCAGGGCTCGTTCGCGGAGCAGGACCGCGCCCGCGCGATCGGGGCGTGGTCCGGCCTGTCCGGCGCGGCCGGCGCGATCGCCCCGTTCCTCGGCGGCTGGATCGTCGAGCAGGCGGGCTGGCGCTGGGTGTTCGGCATCAACATCCCGCTCGCCGCGCTGGTCGTGGTCGTCGCGCTGCGCTGGGTGCCGGAGTCGTCGGACCCCGAGGCACCGCGCCGCCTCGACTGGCTCGGGACCGTCCTCGCCGGGACGAGCCTCGGCGCGCTGACGTGGTCGTTGACCGCCTGGTCCGAGCGCGGCCGGGCCGACGCCACGGTGGCCGCCGCCGGCGTCGCGGGGGTCCTCGCGCTCGGCGCCTTCGTGGCGGCCGAGGCCCGCTCCGACCACGCCGCGCTCCCGCTGCGGCTGTTCCGCTGGCGGCCGTTCGCCGCCGTGAACCTCGCCACGCTGCTCGTGTACGCCGCGCTGACGGGGATCTTCTTCTTCCTGCCGGTGACGCTGCAGGTGGTCGTCGGCTGGTCGCCGCTCGCGGCGGGCGTCGCGGCGCTGCCGTCCACGCTGCTGATGCTGCTGCTGTCCGCACGCGGCGGCGCCCTGGGCGCCCGGATCGGCCCGCGCATCCCCATGACCACCGGACCGCTGCTCGCCGGAGCCGGTGCCCTGCTGCTCGCCGGGATCGGGCCGGGGACCGGGTACGTCACAGGCGTGCTGCCCGGGGTCGTGGTGGTCGGGGCCGGGCTGGTGCTGACGGTCGCCCCGCTGACGGCCACCGCCCTCGGAGCGGCGCCCGACCACCTCGCCGGGGTCGCGTCCGCCACGAACAACGCCGTGGCACGGGTCGCGGGCCTGCTCGC is a window encoding:
- a CDS encoding RNA polymerase sigma factor, which gives rise to MHSRQQPAAGPTADVSDALPPGSPPPAGAAATGRGDAWFDDLFRSHARAVHRYLLRRGAGEDAEDLAADVLTVAWRRRDELPEGMELAWLYRTAGFVLANHRRKGRPVPVAEVPDEPDPEDPAVQAVRDERVREALGRLSARDRQVLLLTAWEGMTGADLALVLGVSRGGADAALSRARSRLREVWAAD
- a CDS encoding endonuclease/exonuclease/phosphatase family protein, which gives rise to MRLATFNILHGRGLSDGRVDLDRFAGAVRGLDADVLALQEVDRDQPRSHQADLTAVAAEAMGAGEHRFVATLHGHPGTWTAATGEDQPAIAAYGIALLSRHPVSSWRVLTLPTLRRRVPMVHRGTRRPSLVQDEQRAALAARVETPAGPVTVVATHLTFITGWNVVQLRHLVRACRGLPRPLAVVGDLNLEGSVPQRVTGWRSVGRVDTFPVEVPDRQIDHVLLDGPVEPSSEPVAVDTGMSDHRALVVDLALGRR
- a CDS encoding ATP-binding protein → MGDVRDLRSAPGARRADARAEHDELVLEARRSAPRAARHWIMHRVAASGVQGSANQVIELLTGEVVANAVVHGPEHGRVRVAVRIDHRGVRVSVSDESPARPQVQHPAPTAVSGRGMALVEALSRTWGVDLHDGEGKTVWFVVDPEAD
- a CDS encoding DHA2 family efflux MFS transporter permease subunit, giving the protein MAGGGSTSGMTLGTSAGRGTLLATVLGSALVFLDGTIVGIALPTIADDLGATTAGLQWTVNGYALTLAALLLLGGSLGDRFGRRRLFLVGTVAFASASVLCALAPTVGLLVAARALQGVGGALLTPGSLAILQGSFAEQDRARAIGAWSGLSGAAGAIAPFLGGWIVEQAGWRWVFGINIPLAALVVVVALRWVPESSDPEAPRRLDWLGTVLAGTSLGALTWSLTAWSERGRADATVAAAGVAGVLALGAFVAAEARSDHAALPLRLFRWRPFAAVNLATLLVYAALTGIFFFLPVTLQVVVGWSPLAAGVAALPSTLLMLLLSARGGALGARIGPRIPMTTGPLLAGAGALLLAGIGPGTGYVTGVLPGVVVVGAGLVLTVAPLTATALGAAPDHLAGVASATNNAVARVAGLLAVAVLPLVAGVGAGLSDPAVLAGAHPVAMRACAVLMAAGAVVAVVGVPGSAAAVRPPDPRRGRRAPA